ccgTCGTCACTcacgccgccaccagccagccgTCGTCACTcacgccgccaccagccagccgTCGTCACTcacgccgccaccagccagcTGTCGTCACTcacgccgccaccagccagccgTCGTCACTcacgccgccaccagccagccgTCGTCACTcacgccgccaccagccagccgTCGTCACTcacgccgccaccagccagccgTCGTCACTcacgccgccaccagccagccgTCGTCACTcacgccgccaccagccagccgTCGTCACTcacgccgccaccagccagccgTCGTCACTCACGCCGCCACCAGCAGCCGTCGTCACTcacgccgccaccagccagccgTCGCCACTcacgccgccaccagccagccgTCGCCACTcacgccgccaccagccagccgTCGCCACTcacgccgccaccagccagccgTCGTCACTcacgccgccaccagccagccgTCGCCACTcacgccgccaccagccagccgTCGCCACTCAtgccgccaccagccagccatCGTCACTcacgccgccaccagccagccgTCGTCACTCACGCCGCCACCAGCAGCCGTCGTCACtcacgccgccaccagccacccctgACAGCACTGTTGTAGCTCTGATACACTTCGCCACGGAACTCTCAGAGGAAGACCTCAAACGACGGTACAGAATACTGAATGACCTGTACAAGGTGAACAAACTTCCGACCTTTGTGATACCAGAGGCAATGTTTACCGACCGCTCTACTCAACCAGAGGCCGACCCTACACCTGCAGCACCTGTCAACCCGGACCCGGCAAGCACCAGCACTTCGGCAGCTTCCCCACCGATCATAACACCTGTCACCGAACCTGcaagtcaaccaccaccacc
This genomic stretch from Procambarus clarkii isolate CNS0578487 chromosome 5, FALCON_Pclarkii_2.0, whole genome shotgun sequence harbors:
- the LOC123766871 gene encoding mediator of DNA damage checkpoint protein 1-like; the encoded protein is MGDLKTTIFIIIEPITTILLSTAMDGNCETGLPDDTTQPSQPAVATHAATSQPSPLTPPPASRRHSRRHQPAVVTHAATSQPSPLTPPPASRRHSRRHQPAVVTHAATSQPSSLTPPPASRRHSRRHQPAVVTHAATSQPSSLTPPPASRRHSRRHQQPSSLTPPPASRRHSRRHQPAVVTHAATSEPSSLTPPPASRRHSRRHQPAVVTHAATSQPSSLTPPPASRRHSRRHQPAVVTHAATSQPSSLTPPPASRRHSRRHQPAVVTHAATSQPSSLTPPPASRRHSRRHQPAVVTHAATSQPSSLTPPPAAVVTHAATSQPSPLTPPPASRRHSRRHQPAVATHAATSQPSSLTPPPASRRHSRRHQPAVATHAATSQPSSLTPPPASRRHSRRHQQPSSLTPPPATPDSTVVALIHFATELSEEDLKRRYRILNDLYKVNKLPTFVIPEAMFTDRSTQPEADPTPAAPVNPDPASTSTSAASPPIITPVTEPASQPPPPVTQMTDPVLTTAKEPEEIDRPATPKFLNPYVTKGKLFNPLCVPQDGYVK